In Corynebacterium endometrii, one DNA window encodes the following:
- a CDS encoding GNAT family N-acetyltransferase — protein sequence MTDNYKANDSIKGVRLAKEEDRTYISRLLYLTNVFGDETADLPPVHRVDLPRYVENWSPLVDGGVIALSEMGVPAGGAWLRYFTYGPKGAAYMGAHDADPLDESQWATQYDPETIPELCIAVEGRYRGTGVGRMLLRNVCDLAAAQEAPAIALWVDANNAPARALYESEGFTDINVPGQDPGPMIKYFA from the coding sequence ATGACGGACAATTACAAGGCTAATGACTCAATCAAGGGCGTACGCTTGGCCAAGGAGGAAGACCGGACCTACATCTCGCGCCTGCTCTACCTGACCAACGTCTTCGGCGATGAAACCGCAGACCTACCGCCGGTTCACAGGGTAGACCTGCCCCGTTACGTTGAGAATTGGTCTCCATTGGTGGACGGTGGAGTCATTGCGCTCAGCGAGATGGGCGTACCCGCCGGCGGGGCGTGGCTGCGCTACTTCACCTATGGCCCCAAGGGAGCCGCGTACATGGGCGCGCATGACGCTGACCCACTCGACGAAAGCCAGTGGGCCACGCAGTACGACCCGGAGACCATCCCCGAGCTTTGCATCGCGGTGGAGGGCCGCTACCGCGGCACGGGCGTGGGCCGGATGTTGCTGCGCAATGTGTGTGATTTGGCGGCCGCGCAGGAAGCCCCGGCGATTGCCCTGTGGGTGGATGCGAACAACGCGCCGGCCCGCGCGCTGTACGAATCTGAAGGTTTCACAGACATCAACGTCCCCGGCCAGGATCCGGGTCCGATGATCAAGTACTTCGCCTAA